The following are encoded together in the Vibrio splendidus genome:
- a CDS encoding L-threonylcarbamoyladenylate synthase, with product MDNFQHTLQALQQGEVIAYPTEGVFGVGCDPDNPQAIKKLLDLKQRPMEKGLILIAASYEQLLPYIDESQLTEAQLATVKATWPGPVTWIMPTSSKVTDWVSGQFESIAVRVTDHPLVQRMCNEFGKPLTSTSANLTGEPPCMTTEEVQQQLGQHLVAILEGQTGGREKPSEIRDAKTSKILRQG from the coding sequence TTGGATAACTTTCAACATACTTTGCAGGCATTACAACAAGGTGAAGTCATTGCTTACCCGACTGAAGGCGTTTTTGGGGTCGGTTGTGATCCCGATAATCCACAAGCCATTAAGAAATTGCTCGATTTAAAACAGCGGCCGATGGAAAAAGGGTTGATCCTAATTGCAGCGAGTTACGAGCAGTTGCTGCCCTATATTGACGAAAGCCAGTTGACGGAAGCGCAGTTAGCGACCGTAAAAGCAACATGGCCGGGACCAGTGACTTGGATAATGCCAACCAGCAGTAAAGTAACTGACTGGGTCAGTGGCCAATTTGAATCCATCGCGGTGCGAGTGACGGATCACCCTTTAGTTCAAAGAATGTGTAATGAATTCGGTAAGCCGTTAACCTCGACCAGTGCTAACCTGACAGGTGAACCGCCTTGTATGACGACTGAAGAAGTTCAACAGCAACTGGGTCAACATTTGGTGGCTATTTTAGAAGGTCAAACGGGTGGTCGTGAGAAGCCAAGCGAAATTAGAGATGCAAAAACGTCGAAAATATTAAGACAGGGTTAA
- the dprA gene encoding DNA-processing protein DprA, giving the protein MNEQQLSAWLTLSFVPQLGGKRLSRLLSIDSPLNIVGYSSQQLQALGLSAKQIAYLREQAPREVEACLEWQARQPNHHIITPNCSHYPKLLNETASAPSVLFVKGHVEKLIEPQIAMVGSRNASLEGLQTAKSFAKEFVQNGLIVTSGLALGIDGYAHDGALDKGGETFAVLGSGLDSIYPARHRNLADRICENGALISEFRPSAKPRPEHFPRRNRIISGLSLGTLVVEAAEKSGSLITARYAMEQGREVFALPGSIHNPTSRGGNSLIKAGACLVQSAQDVLIEIKSLLDWSIDQQPSLFEPTSNEGENEQLPFPQLLANVGLEATPVDILAQRTHIPVHEVMMQLLELELSGHVVAVSGGYIRKGRG; this is encoded by the coding sequence GTGAATGAGCAACAACTGAGTGCTTGGTTAACTCTAAGTTTTGTTCCGCAATTGGGTGGCAAGCGCCTTTCTCGACTGCTGAGTATTGATTCCCCTTTGAATATTGTTGGTTACTCAAGTCAGCAACTGCAAGCGCTTGGTTTGTCTGCCAAGCAAATTGCCTATCTAAGAGAGCAAGCCCCAAGAGAAGTGGAGGCTTGCCTAGAGTGGCAAGCAAGACAACCCAACCATCACATCATTACCCCGAATTGCTCGCATTATCCCAAACTGCTGAACGAGACAGCCTCCGCGCCAAGCGTGCTTTTCGTTAAAGGTCATGTTGAAAAACTGATTGAGCCTCAAATCGCTATGGTCGGCAGTCGCAATGCCAGTCTCGAAGGGTTGCAAACCGCGAAATCCTTCGCCAAAGAGTTTGTGCAAAACGGTTTGATTGTCACGAGTGGCTTAGCCTTAGGCATCGATGGTTATGCTCATGATGGTGCTCTAGATAAAGGAGGGGAAACTTTCGCGGTGCTGGGCTCTGGATTGGATTCAATTTATCCTGCGCGACACAGAAATTTAGCCGATAGGATCTGTGAAAATGGTGCGTTGATTTCAGAGTTTCGCCCAAGTGCCAAGCCACGACCTGAACATTTCCCTCGCCGTAACCGTATTATAAGTGGGTTATCGCTCGGAACCTTGGTGGTTGAAGCGGCTGAGAAGAGTGGTTCTTTGATTACAGCTCGCTATGCCATGGAGCAAGGCCGAGAGGTGTTTGCGCTTCCTGGCTCTATTCATAACCCAACCAGTCGAGGAGGTAATAGCTTAATCAAAGCTGGAGCATGCTTGGTACAGAGTGCACAAGATGTTCTGATTGAAATAAAGAGTCTGTTAGACTGGTCTATAGACCAACAGCCTAGCTTGTTCGAGCCTACGTCGAATGAGGGTGAAAATGAACAATTGCCATTTCCACAGCTGTTAGCTAACGTAGGGTTAGAGGCGACACCCGTTGATATTTTGGCACAGAGAACCCATATACCTGTGCATGAGGTCATGATGCAGCTTTTAGAGCTTGAGCTCTCAGGGCATGTTGTTGCAGTTTCCGGTGGCTATATTCGAAAGGGGAGAGGCTAA
- the purE gene encoding 5-(carboxyamino)imidazole ribonucleotide mutase, which yields MTVGIIMGSKSDWPTMKLAAEMLDQFGVAYETKVVSAHRTPQLLADYATSAKERGIKVIIAGAGGAAHLPGMAAAFTSVPVLGVPVQSKALKGMDSLLSIVQMPKGIAVGTLAIGEAGAANAGILAAQIIGTHNEEVMAKVEAFRSEQTETVLANPNPAED from the coding sequence ATGACTGTCGGTATTATCATGGGTTCTAAATCTGATTGGCCAACAATGAAGCTAGCTGCAGAAATGTTGGATCAGTTTGGCGTGGCGTACGAAACAAAAGTGGTTTCTGCTCACCGCACACCTCAGTTGCTTGCTGATTACGCAACCAGTGCGAAAGAGCGCGGTATTAAAGTGATTATTGCTGGTGCTGGCGGTGCTGCGCATCTTCCGGGCATGGCTGCAGCTTTCACAAGCGTACCTGTTTTAGGTGTTCCTGTTCAGTCTAAAGCACTGAAGGGCATGGATTCTCTGCTTTCTATCGTACAGATGCCAAAAGGCATTGCGGTAGGTACTTTGGCTATCGGTGAAGCTGGCGCTGCCAATGCTGGTATCTTAGCCGCTCAAATCATTGGTACTCACAATGAAGAAGTGATGGCAAAAGTAGAAGCGTTCCGCTCTGAGCAAACAGAAACGGTTCTGGCTAATCCAAACCCTGCTGAGGACTAA
- the def gene encoding peptide deformylase, with translation MSVLQVLTLPDDRLRTVAKPVKEVTPEIQKFVDDMIETMYDEEGIGLAATQVDFHQRIVVIDISETRDEPMVLINPEITDKRGEDGIEEGCLSVPGARALVPRAAEVTVKALDREGNEFTFDADDLLAICVQHELDHLEGKLFVDYLSPLKRKRIQDKLAKIKRFNEKQG, from the coding sequence ATGTCTGTATTACAAGTATTAACATTACCAGATGATCGTCTACGTACCGTGGCGAAACCGGTAAAAGAAGTTACCCCAGAGATTCAAAAGTTCGTTGATGACATGATTGAAACCATGTACGACGAAGAAGGTATCGGCCTTGCGGCAACGCAAGTAGATTTCCACCAGCGCATCGTTGTTATCGACATTTCAGAAACACGTGACGAGCCTATGGTTCTGATCAACCCTGAAATTACCGACAAACGTGGCGAAGATGGTATCGAAGAAGGCTGTCTATCTGTACCAGGCGCTCGAGCTCTAGTCCCTCGCGCTGCAGAAGTAACGGTTAAAGCATTAGACCGTGAAGGCAACGAATTCACATTCGACGCTGACGACCTTCTGGCTATCTGTGTTCAGCACGAACTTGACCACCTAGAAGGCAAGTTGTTTGTTGATTACCTATCGCCACTAAAGCGCAAACGTATTCAAGATAAGCTAGCGAAGATTAAACGTTTCAACGAGAAACAAGGTTAA
- a CDS encoding 5-(carboxyamino)imidazole ribonucleotide synthase yields the protein MHVLVLGAGQLARMMSLAGAPLNIEISAFDVGSKNIVHPLTQAILGNGLDNAIERADVITAEFEHIPHDVLEVCERSGKFLPTTEAIKAGGDRRLEKALLDEASVKNAKYYEINSREDFDAAIAHVGLPMVLKSTLGGYDGKGQWRLKTLDNVGATWAEMAECIAATDNQAIVAEEFVPFDREVSLVGARGANGEIQVYPLAENVHTDGVLSLSTAIDDIELQEQAKTMFTAVAERLDYVGVLALEFFDVKGSLLVNEIAPRVHNSGHWTQQGAETCQFENHLRAVCGMPLGSTKLIRPTAMINILGEDTLPEAILAQGGCHVHWYGKEKRAGRKMGHINVSADYNAELQRALCSLADILDKQAYPAVHEFAEQMK from the coding sequence ATGCATGTTCTTGTGTTAGGCGCGGGCCAACTTGCTCGCATGATGTCCCTAGCTGGGGCGCCGCTGAATATTGAAATTTCTGCTTTTGATGTTGGCAGCAAAAATATTGTTCACCCATTAACGCAAGCGATTCTAGGCAACGGCTTAGACAATGCGATTGAGCGTGCGGACGTCATTACTGCTGAATTCGAACATATCCCTCACGATGTTCTTGAGGTATGTGAGCGCAGCGGTAAGTTCTTACCGACAACAGAAGCAATCAAAGCTGGCGGTGACCGTCGCCTTGAAAAAGCCCTGTTAGACGAAGCAAGCGTGAAAAATGCTAAGTACTACGAGATTAACTCTCGCGAAGACTTTGACGCTGCGATCGCTCACGTTGGCTTACCAATGGTATTGAAGAGCACACTTGGCGGCTACGATGGCAAAGGTCAATGGCGCTTAAAAACATTAGACAATGTTGGCGCGACTTGGGCAGAAATGGCCGAGTGCATCGCCGCAACAGACAACCAAGCCATTGTGGCTGAAGAGTTCGTTCCGTTTGATCGCGAAGTATCACTGGTTGGTGCTCGTGGCGCTAATGGCGAGATTCAAGTGTACCCACTGGCTGAAAATGTTCACACCGACGGCGTGTTGAGCTTATCGACAGCGATTGATGACATTGAACTGCAAGAGCAAGCGAAAACCATGTTCACCGCTGTTGCAGAACGTTTGGATTACGTTGGCGTGCTAGCGTTAGAGTTCTTTGATGTTAAAGGTTCACTGCTGGTTAACGAAATTGCACCACGTGTTCATAACTCTGGCCACTGGACACAGCAAGGCGCTGAAACTTGTCAGTTTGAGAACCACCTACGTGCTGTGTGCGGTATGCCACTAGGCAGTACTAAACTGATTCGCCCAACCGCAATGATCAATATTCTTGGTGAAGATACCCTACCTGAGGCTATTCTGGCTCAAGGTGGCTGTCATGTTCATTGGTATGGCAAAGAGAAGCGTGCAGGTCGTAAGATGGGTCACATTAACGTGAGCGCTGACTACAACGCAGAGCTGCAAAGAGCGTTGTGCTCATTGGCTGATATTCTTGATAAGCAAGCCTACCCTGCTGTGCATGAGTTTGCTGAGCAGATGAAGTAA
- the hemF gene encoding oxygen-dependent coproporphyrinogen oxidase: MSAIDKEAVKQFLLSLQDSICQQLEQADGTALFEEDAWQREPGERLGGGGRTRVMTNGAVFEQGGVNFSHVAGKAMPASATAHRPELAGRKFEAMGVSLVIHPKNPYIPTSHANVRFFIAEKEGEDPIWWFGGGFDLTPFYPFDEDCQSWHQTAKDLCAPFGDDVYQEHKEWCDKYFYLPHRDETRGVGGLFFDDLNEWGFDKSFAYMQAVGEGFAAAYLPIVERRKETSYGERERDFQLYRRGRYVEFNLVYDRGTLFGLQSGGRTESILMSMPPLARWEYRYEPQAGSPEALLYSDYLKPRVW, from the coding sequence ATGTCAGCAATTGATAAAGAAGCAGTAAAACAGTTTTTACTGAGCCTACAAGATTCGATTTGCCAGCAGCTTGAGCAAGCTGATGGTACTGCACTGTTTGAAGAAGATGCATGGCAGCGTGAACCTGGCGAGCGCCTTGGTGGCGGTGGTCGAACTCGCGTGATGACCAATGGTGCGGTATTTGAGCAAGGTGGGGTTAATTTCTCTCACGTAGCGGGTAAGGCAATGCCTGCCTCAGCCACGGCTCATCGCCCTGAATTAGCTGGACGTAAGTTTGAGGCAATGGGGGTCTCATTAGTTATCCACCCTAAAAACCCATACATCCCAACCTCACACGCGAACGTTCGATTCTTTATTGCGGAAAAAGAGGGGGAAGACCCGATTTGGTGGTTTGGTGGTGGTTTTGACTTAACGCCATTTTATCCTTTCGATGAAGACTGCCAATCTTGGCATCAAACCGCTAAAGATCTTTGTGCGCCGTTTGGTGATGATGTTTATCAAGAGCATAAAGAGTGGTGTGATAAATACTTCTATCTGCCTCACCGAGACGAAACACGCGGTGTTGGTGGTCTGTTCTTTGATGATCTGAATGAGTGGGGTTTCGATAAGAGCTTTGCTTATATGCAGGCGGTCGGTGAAGGCTTTGCAGCCGCCTATCTACCCATTGTAGAACGACGTAAAGAGACGTCTTACGGTGAGCGCGAGCGTGACTTCCAACTTTATCGTCGTGGTCGCTATGTTGAATTTAACTTAGTGTATGACCGTGGCACCCTATTTGGTCTGCAAAGCGGTGGGCGCACAGAGTCTATATTGATGTCGATGCCGCCATTGGCTCGTTGGGAATACCGCTACGAACCACAAGCGGGTTCACCAGAAGCTCTGCTTTATAGCGACTACCTAAAGCCTCGAGTTTGGTAG
- a CDS encoding DNA topoisomerase family protein, with translation MSSKIDNQLFSAHEHALEHEPCPQCGGELQLRHGKHGPFLGCKQYPSCDYIKPLHQNDGHVVKELGVPCPKCQNELVLRQGRFGMFIGCSSYPTCNHIESLDQPKEQPEEQPLVACPECGRGHLVERKSRYGKTFYACDNYPKCKFAVNQPPVIGRCEQCKFPLLLEKKTASGTKKQCADRKCHHIQSQ, from the coding sequence ATGAGTAGTAAGATTGATAATCAGCTTTTTTCAGCACATGAACATGCATTAGAGCATGAACCATGTCCACAGTGTGGTGGAGAGCTTCAGCTTCGCCATGGTAAGCACGGCCCATTTTTAGGCTGTAAGCAGTATCCTAGCTGTGATTACATCAAGCCTCTGCATCAGAACGATGGCCACGTAGTGAAAGAGCTGGGTGTACCGTGCCCTAAATGCCAAAACGAATTGGTATTAAGGCAAGGTCGCTTTGGTATGTTCATTGGTTGTAGCAGCTACCCAACGTGTAATCACATCGAATCTTTGGACCAACCAAAAGAACAACCTGAAGAGCAGCCACTTGTTGCTTGTCCTGAGTGTGGCAGAGGCCATTTGGTTGAGCGTAAATCTCGCTATGGCAAAACCTTCTATGCGTGTGATAACTACCCTAAGTGTAAGTTCGCCGTTAATCAGCCACCTGTTATAGGTCGTTGTGAACAGTGCAAATTCCCGCTGCTACTGGAGAAGAAAACGGCCAGTGGTACTAAGAAGCAATGTGCTGATCGCAAGTGTCATCACATTCAATCTCAATAA
- the fmt gene encoding methionyl-tRNA formyltransferase translates to MSQSLRIVFAGTPDFAARHLAALLSSEYEVIAVYTQPDRPAGRGKKLTASPVKNIALENNIPVYQPENFKSDEAKQELADLNADIMVVVAYGLLLPQAVLDTPRLGCINVHGSILPRWRGAAPIQRSIWAGDKETGVTIMQMDIGLDTGDMLSIATLPIEATDTSASMYEKLAGLGPDALVECLADIASGKAVAEKQDDEFANYAKKLSKEEAKIDWNDSAEHIERCVRAFNPWPMSHFAVVDSSSNDEKSIKVWQTRVDQESRSAPAGSIIKADKTGIYVATGDKVLVLEQLQVPGKKAMSVQDILNSRASWFEVGTQLS, encoded by the coding sequence TTGAGTCAATCTTTAAGAATTGTCTTCGCAGGTACTCCGGATTTCGCCGCCCGTCATTTGGCGGCGTTGTTGTCTTCGGAGTATGAAGTTATTGCTGTTTACACACAGCCAGATCGTCCAGCAGGCCGCGGTAAAAAACTGACTGCGAGCCCAGTAAAAAACATCGCACTTGAAAACAATATTCCGGTTTACCAACCAGAAAACTTCAAGTCAGATGAAGCTAAGCAAGAGCTAGCAGATTTGAATGCTGACATCATGGTTGTTGTCGCTTACGGCTTGCTTCTTCCACAAGCTGTATTAGATACGCCTCGCTTGGGTTGTATCAACGTGCATGGTTCAATCCTGCCACGCTGGCGTGGTGCTGCTCCGATCCAACGCTCTATCTGGGCGGGCGATAAAGAGACAGGCGTGACGATCATGCAGATGGATATCGGCCTAGATACTGGTGATATGCTCAGCATCGCAACGCTACCAATCGAAGCGACAGATACTAGCGCGTCAATGTATGAGAAGTTGGCAGGCCTTGGTCCTGATGCTCTTGTTGAGTGTTTAGCAGATATCGCTTCTGGTAAGGCAGTTGCTGAGAAGCAAGATGACGAGTTTGCTAACTACGCGAAGAAGCTGAGCAAAGAAGAAGCGAAGATTGACTGGAATGACAGTGCAGAACACATCGAACGTTGTGTGCGCGCTTTCAATCCATGGCCAATGAGCCACTTTGCGGTTGTTGATAGCAGCTCGAATGATGAAAAAAGCATTAAAGTTTGGCAGACACGTGTTGATCAAGAATCAAGGTCTGCGCCAGCTGGTTCAATCATCAAAGCAGATAAAACGGGTATCTATGTTGCGACTGGCGACAAAGTACTGGTTTTGGAACAACTGCAAGTTCCTGGCAAAAAAGCTATGTCAGTTCAAGACATATTGAACTCACGTGCAAGCTGGTTTGAAGTTGGTACTCAACTTTCTTAA
- the aroE gene encoding shikimate dehydrogenase, giving the protein MTQQVDRYAVFGNPIGQSKSPFIHTLFARQTSQQLTYTALQPEQGEFIIAAQAFFSEGGRGCNVTAPFKEDAYQFANRLTERAELAGAVNTLKKLDDGEIIGDNTDGEGLVQDLLQHQVALKGARVLLLGAGGAARGVIQPLLDQKPQQLVVANRTSSKAELLAEMFSSHGNIKGMGLSDVNEGFDVIINSTSSGLSGQLPEVSDAIFNSNSAVYDMVYGSGTTVFNQWALDNGVHAAYDGLGMLVGQAAESFMLWRGLRPGTKQILRELRRNLEM; this is encoded by the coding sequence ATGACACAGCAAGTAGATCGTTATGCCGTTTTCGGTAACCCTATTGGGCAAAGCAAATCGCCATTCATTCACACATTATTTGCTCGCCAAACCAGCCAACAACTTACCTATACAGCACTCCAGCCAGAACAAGGTGAATTCATCATTGCTGCTCAAGCTTTTTTTAGTGAGGGTGGTAGAGGGTGTAATGTCACAGCACCTTTTAAAGAAGATGCGTATCAGTTCGCTAATCGCCTGACTGAAAGAGCTGAACTAGCAGGTGCCGTAAACACACTTAAGAAGCTCGATGATGGAGAGATTATTGGTGATAACACCGATGGTGAAGGCTTAGTTCAAGACCTTCTTCAACATCAAGTTGCGTTAAAAGGAGCTCGCGTTCTTCTTCTTGGCGCTGGTGGTGCTGCGAGAGGAGTGATTCAACCTCTTCTCGATCAAAAGCCACAACAGCTGGTGGTCGCTAATCGAACCAGCTCCAAGGCTGAACTTCTGGCTGAGATGTTTTCTTCGCATGGCAACATCAAGGGGATGGGGCTAAGTGATGTTAATGAAGGCTTTGATGTCATTATTAACTCTACTTCGTCTGGTCTAAGCGGGCAGCTTCCTGAGGTGTCTGATGCTATTTTCAATTCTAATAGCGCCGTTTATGACATGGTTTACGGATCTGGAACCACAGTATTTAATCAATGGGCATTAGATAACGGTGTTCATGCTGCTTATGATGGTTTGGGTATGCTAGTGGGGCAGGCAGCAGAGAGCTTTATGCTTTGGCGTGGCCTTCGCCCAGGAACAAAACAGATTTTAAGAGAATTACGTAGAAACTTAGAGATGTAA
- a CDS encoding DUF494 family protein, translated as MMMDILMYLFETYIHSDSELQVDQDELEDELLRAGFHQDDIYKALHWLEDLAALQDTENQAAITMCSNTSMRIYTSREISRINMECRGFLLFLEQINVLTTEIREMVIDRVMGLETSEFELDDLKWIILMVLFNVPGNESAYTQMEELLYTKEQGILH; from the coding sequence ATGATGATGGACATACTGATGTACTTGTTTGAAACCTACATCCATAGCGATTCTGAATTGCAGGTGGATCAAGATGAGCTGGAAGATGAGCTTCTTCGAGCAGGGTTTCACCAAGATGATATTTATAAGGCCCTCCATTGGTTAGAAGATCTTGCGGCATTGCAAGATACTGAGAATCAAGCGGCGATTACTATGTGTTCCAATACCTCGATGCGTATTTATACCAGTCGAGAGATTTCACGTATTAATATGGAGTGCCGAGGCTTCTTATTGTTCCTTGAACAGATCAATGTACTCACGACAGAGATTCGTGAAATGGTGATTGATCGTGTGATGGGGCTTGAGACGAGCGAATTTGAATTGGATGATCTGAAATGGATTATCTTAATGGTGCTATTTAATGTGCCGGGTAATGAAAGTGCTTACACGCAAATGGAAGAGCTGTTGTACACCAAAGAGCAAGGTATCTTGCATTAA
- a CDS encoding LysM peptidoglycan-binding domain-containing protein yields the protein MRHFSPTFSLICASLSFAVMAENSEQPLTIKQGAPEAYVVVKGDTLWDISAMYLDSPWLWPRLWQVNPEIENPHLIYPGDKLSLVWINGEPVLSLKPVIKLSPKIRVSEKKAVPTVNEGLVLPYLQSDRLVEQQDIQSAQRVLGTSDGKRFLSGEDRLFISGNQQHQKWGIYRAVETYQRQQPQASITSLRLVATARLKEVDAEFSSLQIETQLQEVLLNDLVLPELGVDQVKLSTTFYPAPSAAGQFANILGSLDGSQYSAKNQVIVINKGSQDNLRQGSMFTLSESGAVVFGKQGEYSYKESAASDKVQLPSTSLGSLMVIRPYEYFSLALITQSSKPVSNDILAVSPLDLALKEEAKGTE from the coding sequence ATGCGTCATTTTTCTCCCACTTTTTCTCTTATTTGTGCCTCGCTTTCGTTCGCCGTTATGGCTGAAAATAGTGAGCAACCTTTAACCATTAAACAAGGCGCACCCGAGGCGTATGTGGTGGTTAAGGGGGATACCTTATGGGATATTTCCGCGATGTATCTCGATAGCCCTTGGTTGTGGCCAAGGCTATGGCAGGTAAACCCTGAAATAGAAAACCCTCACCTTATTTACCCTGGAGATAAATTGTCTCTAGTTTGGATTAATGGCGAGCCTGTGTTGAGCCTCAAACCCGTCATAAAGCTAAGCCCTAAGATTCGTGTATCAGAGAAGAAAGCAGTACCTACCGTGAATGAGGGGCTTGTTCTACCGTATCTACAATCTGACCGCTTGGTTGAGCAGCAAGATATCCAGTCAGCGCAACGAGTGTTAGGGACCAGTGATGGCAAACGCTTCTTATCGGGTGAAGACCGATTGTTTATTTCGGGAAACCAGCAGCATCAAAAATGGGGTATCTACCGTGCCGTCGAGACTTATCAAAGGCAACAACCTCAAGCGAGTATTACCTCTTTGCGTTTGGTCGCCACGGCGCGCTTGAAAGAGGTGGATGCTGAGTTCAGTAGTTTACAGATAGAGACTCAACTGCAAGAGGTGTTACTTAATGACCTCGTGTTACCTGAACTTGGCGTTGATCAGGTGAAGCTCTCAACCACATTTTATCCAGCGCCTAGTGCTGCGGGGCAGTTTGCTAATATCTTGGGTTCATTAGATGGCAGCCAATACAGTGCAAAGAATCAAGTGATCGTTATTAATAAAGGCTCACAGGACAATCTTCGCCAAGGCTCTATGTTTACGCTCAGTGAAAGCGGCGCTGTGGTGTTTGGTAAGCAAGGTGAATACAGCTACAAAGAGTCTGCGGCGAGCGATAAGGTGCAGCTGCCAAGTACCTCACTTGGTAGTTTGATGGTCATTCGTCCTTATGAGTATTTTAGCTTGGCCTTGATCACTCAGAGCTCAAAACCGGTTAGTAATGATATTCTGGCGGTATCACCTTTGGATCTGGCTTTGAAGGAAGAAGCTAAGGGCACCGAGTGA
- the rsmB gene encoding 16S rRNA (cytosine(967)-C(5))-methyltransferase RsmB, with protein MNVRAAAANVLFQVVDKGHSLSHALPAAQKTIRPRDHALLQEICYGALRYLPRLESIANELMENSLKGKKRVFHHLILVGIYQLGFMRIPSHAAVAETVEATKTLRGPSLSGLINAVLRSYLRDQEELDEKAVSHNAGKYSHPSWILKMLQESYPDQWEQLVEANNNKAPMWLRVNRQHHTRDEYVELLKNENIEYTLHPEAADAIKLASPCDVTLLPGFDRGWVSVQDAAAQLSVDFLTPKDGELILDCCAAPGGKTAHILEHTQDTEVVAIDSDIKRLDRVYDNLERLQLRADVICGDARYPEEWWTGSQFDRILLDAPCSATGVIRRHPDIKWLRRASDIDALAELQSEILDAMWRQLKEGGTMVYATCSITPQENVLQVKAFLERTENATLVGSDIEKPGRQILPGEEDMDGFYYAVLVKQA; from the coding sequence ATGAATGTTCGCGCTGCTGCTGCAAATGTCCTATTCCAAGTTGTCGATAAAGGCCACTCTCTTTCACACGCTCTCCCTGCGGCTCAAAAAACGATCCGTCCGCGAGACCATGCTCTACTGCAAGAGATTTGCTACGGCGCACTTCGTTACCTGCCTCGCTTAGAGTCAATCGCTAACGAACTGATGGAAAACTCGCTTAAAGGTAAAAAGCGCGTCTTCCATCACCTGATCTTAGTAGGCATTTATCAGTTGGGCTTTATGCGAATTCCTTCGCATGCCGCCGTTGCTGAAACAGTTGAAGCAACCAAAACACTGCGTGGCCCAAGCCTCAGTGGTTTGATCAATGCCGTACTTCGCAGCTATCTGCGCGATCAAGAAGAACTAGACGAGAAAGCCGTTAGCCACAATGCTGGTAAATACAGCCATCCAAGCTGGATTCTAAAAATGCTTCAAGAGAGCTACCCAGATCAGTGGGAGCAATTAGTTGAAGCAAACAATAACAAGGCACCAATGTGGCTGCGTGTAAATCGCCAACACCACACTCGTGACGAGTATGTTGAACTGCTTAAAAACGAAAACATTGAATACACACTGCACCCTGAAGCAGCTGATGCCATAAAATTAGCCTCACCTTGTGACGTTACTTTGCTTCCTGGCTTCGACAGAGGCTGGGTATCTGTGCAAGATGCTGCAGCTCAGCTTTCCGTTGATTTCCTAACACCAAAAGATGGTGAGCTAATCCTAGATTGCTGCGCAGCACCTGGTGGTAAAACTGCACACATTCTTGAACATACTCAAGACACTGAAGTGGTTGCAATCGACAGTGATATTAAGCGCCTAGACCGCGTTTACGATAACCTTGAACGCCTACAACTACGTGCCGACGTAATCTGTGGTGATGCTCGCTACCCTGAAGAGTGGTGGACAGGCAGTCAGTTTGACCGCATCCTACTTGATGCTCCGTGTTCAGCGACCGGCGTAATCCGCCGTCATCCTGACATTAAGTGGCTACGCCGTGCATCTGATATTGATGCTCTAGCAGAGCTGCAAAGTGAGATTTTGGATGCAATGTGGCGCCAGCTAAAAGAAGGCGGCACCATGGTTTATGCGACATGTTCTATCACGCCGCAAGAAAACGTACTGCAAGTGAAAGCCTTCTTAGAGCGTACCGAGAACGCAACGCTGGTTGGGTCTGATATCGAAAAACCGGGTCGTCAAATACTGCCTGGTGAAGAAGATATGGATGGCTTCTACTACGCTGTTCTAGTAAAACAGGCATAA